From the genome of Pantoea alfalfae, one region includes:
- the gsiD gene encoding glutathione ABC transporter permease GsiD, whose amino-acid sequence MKNWRREAALKTMPLIAENRVRTPWREFWRRFRRQPVALLAGVFVLILIVLAVIAPWIAPFDAENYFDYDRLNDGPSLMHFFGVDSLGRDIFSRVLVGTRISLIAGFFSVVIGAVIGTLFGLLAGYYEGWWDRITMRICDVLFAFPGILLAIAVVAIMGSGMSNVIVAVAIFSIPAFARLVRGNTLVLKHQTYIESARSIGASDWTILMRHILPGTVSPIVVYFTMRVGTSIITAASLSFLGLGAQPPTPEWGAMLNEARADMVIAPHVAIFPSLAIFFTVLAFNLLGDGLRDALDPKLKR is encoded by the coding sequence ATGAAAAACTGGCGACGTGAAGCGGCCCTGAAAACGATGCCGCTGATAGCGGAGAACCGGGTGCGTACGCCGTGGCGTGAGTTCTGGCGACGCTTCCGGCGTCAGCCGGTGGCGCTGCTGGCCGGGGTGTTTGTGCTGATACTGATTGTACTGGCAGTGATCGCCCCATGGATTGCGCCGTTCGACGCCGAGAACTACTTCGATTATGACCGGCTCAACGACGGGCCGTCGCTGATGCATTTCTTTGGCGTCGATTCGCTGGGGCGCGATATCTTCAGCCGCGTGCTGGTCGGCACGCGTATCTCTCTCATTGCCGGCTTTTTCTCGGTGGTCATTGGCGCAGTGATTGGCACGCTGTTTGGTCTGCTGGCCGGGTATTACGAAGGCTGGTGGGACCGTATCACCATGCGCATCTGTGATGTGCTGTTTGCCTTTCCCGGCATTCTGCTGGCGATTGCGGTGGTGGCCATTATGGGCAGCGGCATGAGCAACGTGATTGTGGCAGTCGCTATCTTCAGTATCCCGGCCTTTGCCCGACTGGTACGCGGTAACACGCTGGTGCTGAAGCATCAGACCTATATTGAGTCGGCACGCAGCATCGGCGCGTCTGACTGGACAATCCTGATGCGGCATATTCTGCCCGGCACGGTATCGCCGATTGTGGTCTATTTCACTATGCGGGTAGGGACTTCCATTATCACTGCCGCCAGTCTGTCGTTTCTCGGGCTGGGCGCCCAGCCGCCAACGCCGGAGTGGGGCGCCATGCTGAATGAGGCGCGGGCCGACATGGTGATTGCCCCGCACGTGGCGATTTTTCCCAGCCTGGCGATTTTCTTCACGGTTCTGGCATTTAATTTGCTCGGCGACGGGCTACGTGACGCACTTGATCCTAAACTAAAGAGATGA
- a CDS encoding DUF4385 domain-containing protein, whose translation MKPFDYDQDFSTIDFRQHPELYQVGRGEQGVLMVEPYKGEILPHWRFRTVPIAEESAEKIMALFEDYRRQDDFVGMDMARKFIQMGYTRARRYSNHKGGRKYDADGKELPRGVNEEKAAAAAIFKGYWDKLREDEDYLRRKKAHQQQYG comes from the coding sequence ATGAAACCTTTCGATTATGATCAGGACTTCAGCACGATCGACTTCCGCCAGCATCCCGAGCTTTATCAGGTCGGGCGAGGTGAGCAGGGTGTGCTGATGGTCGAGCCTTATAAAGGCGAAATTCTGCCGCACTGGCGTTTTCGCACCGTCCCCATTGCTGAAGAGTCGGCTGAAAAAATCATGGCGCTGTTTGAGGATTACCGGCGTCAGGACGATTTTGTCGGCATGGATATGGCGCGCAAATTTATCCAGATGGGATACACCCGAGCGCGTCGTTACAGCAACCACAAAGGCGGGCGCAAATATGACGCGGATGGCAAGGAGCTGCCGCGTGGCGTCAACGAGGAAAAGGCTGCTGCAGCGGCCATTTTCAAGGGTTACTGGGACAAACTACGTGAAGACGAGGACTACCTGCGACGCAAGAAGGCGCATCAGCAGCAGTATGGTTAA
- the gsiC gene encoding glutathione ABC transporter permease GsiC: MFNYFLKRLFGLIPTLLIVAVLVFLFVHLLPGDPARLIAGPEADASVVALVRQELGLDLPLPQQFWHFMLNALQGDFGQSMVSKRPVADEIASRFMPTLWLTLASMIWAVIFGMTIGIVSAVWRNRWPDRLGMTLAVSGISFPAFALGMLLMQVFSVELGWLPTVGAESWKHYILPSITLGAAVAAVMARFTRASFVEVMQEDYMRTARAKGVRESLVVVKHGLRNAMIPVVTMMGLQFGFLLGGSIVVEVVFNWPGLGRLLVDSVAMRDYPVIQAEVLLFSLEFILINLFVDMLYAVINPAIRFKESR; encoded by the coding sequence ATGTTTAACTACTTTCTCAAACGACTGTTTGGGCTGATCCCCACGCTCCTGATCGTGGCGGTGCTGGTATTCCTGTTTGTTCACCTGCTGCCGGGCGACCCGGCACGCCTGATCGCCGGGCCGGAAGCGGATGCCTCGGTGGTGGCGCTGGTGCGTCAGGAACTGGGTCTCGATCTGCCGCTGCCACAGCAGTTCTGGCACTTTATGCTGAATGCGTTGCAGGGTGATTTTGGTCAGTCGATGGTTTCCAAACGCCCGGTTGCGGATGAGATCGCCTCGCGCTTTATGCCGACTCTGTGGCTGACACTGGCCAGCATGATCTGGGCGGTGATTTTTGGCATGACCATCGGTATCGTTTCGGCTGTCTGGCGTAACCGCTGGCCCGACAGGCTCGGCATGACGCTGGCGGTGTCGGGCATTTCGTTTCCCGCCTTTGCGCTGGGGATGCTGCTGATGCAGGTCTTCTCGGTTGAGCTGGGCTGGCTGCCCACCGTCGGGGCTGAGAGCTGGAAGCATTACATTCTGCCCTCCATCACCTTAGGTGCAGCGGTCGCGGCAGTCATGGCGCGCTTTACCCGCGCCTCGTTCGTGGAGGTGATGCAGGAAGATTACATGCGTACCGCCCGGGCCAAAGGGGTACGCGAGTCGCTGGTGGTGGTGAAACATGGCCTGCGCAACGCGATGATCCCGGTGGTCACGATGATGGGGCTGCAGTTTGGTTTTCTGCTGGGTGGCTCAATTGTGGTCGAGGTGGTGTTTAACTGGCCGGGCCTGGGGCGTCTGCTGGTCGACTCCGTGGCGATGCGCGACTATCCGGTTATTCAGGCCGAAGTACTGCTGTTTTCACTGGAGTTTATTCTGATCAATCTGTTTGTCGACATGCTCTATGCGGTGATTAACCCCGCTATTCGTTTCAAGGAGTCGCGATGA
- the gsiB gene encoding glutathione ABC transporter substrate-binding protein GsiB: MQSTMRKGLLAAGVLSSAMALPAWAAQDAVIAVASNFTTLDPYDANDTLSQAVAKSFYQGLFGFDKEMKLTNVLAESYQASADGLTYTIKLRSGVKFQDGTDFNADAVKVNLDRASNPDNHLKRYNLFKHIASTEVVDPTTVKVTLKEPFSAFINILAHPAAAMISPAALKKYGKEIGFHPVGTGPFVFETWNQTDFVKVKKWDGYWKPGYPKLDSITWRPVVDNNTRAAMLQTGEANLAFPVPYEQAKLLEKNSKLNVVTTPSIMQRYISLNVTQKPFDNPKVREALEYAINRQALAKVAFAGYATPATGIVPPAIDFAQTYPAISYDPAKAKALLKEAGYPNGFETTLWSSHNHSTAQKVLQFTQQQLAQIGVKVKVTAMDAGQRAAEVEGKGQKESGVRMFYTGWSASTGEADWALTPLFATAAWPPAIFNTAFYSNPKVDKDLADALKTTDRAEKARLYKEAQDTIWQDHPWIPLVVEQLVSANSKNLTGFYVMPDTSFNFDEATLK; encoded by the coding sequence ATGCAGAGTACGATGCGTAAAGGGTTACTGGCGGCTGGCGTGTTAAGCAGCGCAATGGCATTGCCCGCCTGGGCAGCACAGGATGCGGTGATTGCCGTCGCGTCCAACTTCACCACGCTCGATCCCTATGACGCCAACGACACGCTGTCGCAGGCGGTCGCGAAATCGTTCTATCAGGGGCTGTTTGGCTTTGATAAAGAGATGAAGCTCACCAATGTGCTGGCGGAGAGCTATCAGGCCAGCGCCGACGGCCTGACCTACACCATCAAGCTGCGTTCCGGGGTTAAATTCCAGGATGGCACGGACTTCAATGCGGACGCGGTAAAGGTCAACCTCGATCGTGCCAGCAACCCGGATAACCATCTCAAGCGCTACAACCTGTTTAAACATATCGCCAGCACCGAAGTGGTGGATCCAACTACGGTGAAAGTCACGCTGAAAGAGCCGTTCTCCGCCTTTATCAACATCCTGGCCCATCCGGCGGCGGCGATGATTTCGCCTGCCGCGCTGAAAAAATATGGCAAAGAGATCGGTTTCCATCCGGTGGGAACCGGTCCGTTTGTGTTTGAAACCTGGAATCAGACCGACTTTGTGAAGGTGAAGAAGTGGGACGGCTACTGGAAACCGGGCTATCCGAAGCTGGATAGCATTACCTGGCGACCGGTAGTGGATAACAATACCCGCGCGGCCATGCTGCAGACCGGCGAAGCGAACCTTGCGTTCCCGGTGCCTTATGAGCAGGCAAAACTGCTGGAGAAGAACAGCAAGCTCAATGTGGTAACCACGCCTTCGATTATGCAGCGTTACATCAGCCTTAACGTGACGCAGAAGCCGTTCGACAATCCGAAGGTGCGTGAAGCGCTGGAATATGCCATCAACCGTCAGGCGCTGGCGAAGGTGGCCTTCGCCGGTTACGCCACGCCTGCGACCGGCATCGTGCCGCCCGCTATCGACTTTGCGCAGACCTATCCGGCTATCAGCTACGATCCCGCTAAAGCCAAAGCGCTGCTGAAAGAGGCGGGCTACCCGAACGGATTTGAAACCACGCTCTGGTCGTCGCACAACCACAGCACCGCGCAGAAGGTGCTGCAGTTCACGCAGCAGCAGCTGGCGCAGATTGGCGTGAAGGTAAAAGTTACGGCGATGGATGCGGGTCAGCGTGCTGCTGAAGTCGAAGGTAAAGGCCAGAAAGAGAGCGGCGTGCGTATGTTCTATACTGGCTGGTCTGCCTCAACCGGTGAGGCCGACTGGGCGCTGACGCCACTGTTTGCCACCGCTGCCTGGCCACCGGCAATCTTCAACACCGCGTTTTACAGCAATCCGAAGGTCGATAAAGATCTGGCCGATGCGCTGAAAACCACTGACCGTGCTGAAAAAGCGCGTCTCTACAAAGAGGCGCAGGACACCATCTGGCAGGACCATCCCTGGATCCCGCTGGTGGTTGAGCAACTGGTTTCTGCCAACAGCAAAAACCTGACTGGTTTTTATGTGATGCCCGATACCTCATTCAATTTTGATGAGGCCACGCTGAAGTAA